A single region of the Streptomyces sp. NBC_01803 genome encodes:
- a CDS encoding MFS transporter — MAAAGGSSELKTGSGSGLFRAVRATGRAIPGVPIALGRRIRRATHAHGAGESGLAKLIELHAVHSMGDMLVTMALASTIFFSVPTDEARGRVALYLAVTMAPFILLAPVIGPLLDRLPHGRRAAMAGALLARGLLALVIASAVAGGGLELYPAALGVMVCSKAYNIVRSVAVPRLLPARISLVKANARITLTGLIAAGVAAPIGLGLNAIGQEWPLYGACAITVLGAILSFRLPHQVDLARDERKVHLAELAQARAGMSRDAEEGRPGGLRGIDSPVFKALVANAGLRSLSGFLLFYLAFLLRDEPLPGLTAAFSLGVVGVAAGTGNALGNLLGNWLRDRAPELILLMVLILALSCTVAAATSYTSVTVVAVCAAAGICQALGKLSLDAMIQRDVPEVVRTSAFARSETSLQMAWVGGGAIGISLPLDGTLGMTVAACLVLVGTATTIRSLVSAARRGSPHPRVK; from the coding sequence GTGGCTGCTGCTGGCGGATCGTCCGAGCTGAAGACCGGGTCCGGCTCCGGGCTTTTCCGGGCGGTACGGGCGACCGGTCGCGCCATCCCGGGGGTGCCGATCGCGCTGGGCCGCCGCATCCGCCGCGCGACGCACGCGCACGGGGCCGGGGAGTCCGGGCTGGCCAAGCTGATCGAGCTGCACGCCGTTCACTCCATGGGCGACATGCTCGTCACGATGGCGCTGGCCTCCACCATCTTCTTCTCGGTGCCCACCGACGAGGCGCGCGGCCGGGTCGCGCTGTATCTCGCCGTCACCATGGCCCCGTTCATCCTCCTCGCCCCCGTGATCGGCCCGCTGCTGGACCGTCTCCCGCACGGTCGCCGCGCCGCCATGGCGGGCGCGCTGCTGGCACGCGGGCTGCTGGCGCTGGTGATCGCGAGCGCGGTGGCGGGCGGCGGCCTGGAGCTGTATCCGGCGGCGCTCGGCGTGATGGTGTGTTCCAAGGCGTACAACATCGTCCGCTCGGTGGCCGTCCCCCGCCTGCTGCCCGCCCGGATCTCGCTGGTCAAGGCGAACGCCCGGATCACCCTCACCGGCCTCATCGCGGCGGGCGTCGCCGCGCCCATCGGCCTGGGGCTGAACGCCATAGGGCAGGAGTGGCCGCTGTACGGCGCCTGCGCGATCACCGTGCTGGGCGCGATCCTCTCCTTCCGGCTGCCGCACCAGGTGGATCTGGCGCGCGACGAGCGCAAGGTGCACCTGGCCGAGCTGGCCCAGGCCAGGGCCGGGATGTCGCGCGACGCGGAAGAGGGGCGGCCCGGCGGGCTGCGCGGCATCGACTCGCCGGTGTTCAAGGCGCTGGTGGCCAACGCCGGGCTGCGGTCGCTCTCCGGCTTCCTGCTCTTCTATCTGGCGTTCCTGCTGCGCGACGAGCCGCTGCCCGGGCTCACCGCCGCCTTCTCCCTCGGCGTGGTCGGTGTCGCGGCCGGCACGGGCAACGCGCTGGGCAACCTGCTGGGGAACTGGCTGCGCGACCGCGCCCCCGAGCTGATCCTGCTGATGGTCCTGATCCTCGCGCTCTCCTGCACGGTCGCGGCGGCCACGAGCTACACGTCGGTGACGGTCGTGGCGGTCTGCGCGGCGGCCGGGATCTGCCAGGCGCTGGGCAAGCTGTCGCTGGACGCGATGATCCAGCGGGACGTGCCGGAGGTGGTGCGGACCTCGGCGTTCGCCCGCTCCGAGACGTCGTTGCAGATGGCGTGGGTCGGGGGTGGCGCGATCGGGATCTCGCTGCCGCTGGACGGCACACTGGGCATGACGGTCGCGGCCTGCCTGGTGCTGGTGGGCACGGCCACGACCATCAGAAGTCTCGTGTCCGCGGCGCGGCGCGGCTCGCCGCACCCCCGCGTCAAGTGA
- a CDS encoding futalosine hydrolase: protein MTGLTRVLVVTAVSSERDAVTRSVARGAVPLPGVRPEVLRVCPLHTRVVVDAVAAGVGPAAAAAGAATSLALAPGRGEPYDLVISAGIAGGFASPTTVEGTVVASSIMAADLGAQTPEGFSDVAELGFGIVAHQPPPTLAKSAAAALGATYGPVLTVSTVTGTADRATELAARHQGAAAEAMEGFGVATAAALHGVPVLEIRTVSNSVGPRDRATWRIPEALRALTDAFAALWPVVDTWKDREGPWPMRNSPHNGGR from the coding sequence ATGACCGGCCTGACGCGCGTTCTGGTCGTCACCGCCGTCTCCTCGGAGCGTGACGCGGTGACGCGGTCCGTCGCCCGGGGCGCCGTGCCCCTGCCGGGCGTCCGGCCCGAGGTGCTGCGGGTATGTCCGCTGCACACCCGGGTCGTGGTGGACGCGGTCGCCGCCGGGGTCGGCCCGGCCGCCGCCGCCGCGGGGGCCGCGACATCGCTGGCGCTGGCGCCCGGCCGGGGCGAGCCCTACGACCTGGTGATCTCGGCCGGTATCGCGGGCGGATTCGCCTCGCCGACGACCGTCGAGGGCACGGTCGTCGCCTCCTCGATCATGGCCGCCGATCTCGGCGCGCAGACGCCCGAGGGCTTCTCGGACGTGGCCGAGCTCGGCTTCGGCATCGTCGCCCACCAACCGCCGCCCACCCTCGCGAAGTCGGCCGCCGCCGCGCTCGGCGCCACGTACGGGCCGGTGCTGACCGTCTCGACCGTCACCGGCACCGCCGACCGCGCCACCGAGCTGGCCGCGCGGCACCAGGGCGCGGCGGCCGAGGCGATGGAGGGGTTCGGCGTGGCGACGGCCGCCGCCCTGCACGGCGTTCCGGTGCTGGAGATCCGCACCGTTTCCAACTCCGTCGGCCCACGCGACCGCGCCACCTGGCGTATCCCGGAGGCGCTGCGCGCGCTGACGGACGCGTTCGCCGCGCTATGGCCGGTAGTCGACACCTGGAAGGACCGTGAGGGACCGTGGCCGATGAGGAACTCCCCGCACAACGGCGGCCGTTGA
- a CDS encoding DUF3027 domain-containing protein gives MSGAGTGTGTRSQSPDRLCADAVELARDAAAQAAYPHPLGEYLGAVAEGDRLVTHLFASEEPGYPGWHWGVTVARAARARYVTVDEVTLMPGSEALLAPEWVPWSERLRPGDLGPGDLLPAESDDPRLDPGFAGPGEEIIEERAAEEGELIRRGGVADIAGELGLGRRRVLSWYGLQDAADRWEEGFGPESPMAQAAPASCLSCGFLMPMAGALRQAFGVCANEFSPADGHVVSLAYGCGAHSEAAVTPRPAQPAPPVIDHLAADPL, from the coding sequence GTGAGTGGTGCTGGGACCGGGACCGGGACGCGAAGCCAGAGCCCTGACCGGCTGTGCGCCGACGCGGTGGAGCTCGCGCGGGACGCCGCGGCGCAGGCCGCGTATCCGCACCCGCTCGGGGAGTATCTGGGGGCCGTCGCCGAGGGTGACCGGCTCGTCACCCATCTCTTCGCGAGCGAGGAGCCCGGCTATCCGGGCTGGCACTGGGGCGTCACGGTCGCCCGCGCCGCGCGGGCCCGTTATGTCACGGTGGACGAGGTCACGCTGATGCCCGGCTCGGAGGCGCTGCTGGCCCCCGAGTGGGTGCCGTGGAGCGAACGGCTGCGCCCCGGCGACCTCGGCCCCGGCGACCTGCTGCCGGCCGAGAGCGACGACCCGCGCCTGGACCCGGGGTTCGCCGGTCCCGGCGAGGAGATCATCGAGGAGCGGGCCGCCGAGGAGGGCGAGCTGATCCGGCGCGGCGGCGTCGCCGACATCGCCGGGGAACTGGGCCTCGGCCGGCGCCGGGTGCTGTCCTGGTACGGCCTCCAGGACGCCGCCGACCGCTGGGAGGAGGGCTTCGGCCCCGAGTCCCCGATGGCGCAGGCGGCCCCGGCGAGCTGTCTGAGCTGCGGGTTCCTGATGCCGATGGCGGGCGCGCTGCGGCAGGCGTTCGGAGTGTGCGCCAACGAGTTCTCCCCGGCGGACGGGCACGTGGTCTCGCTCGCCTACGGCTGCGGCGCGCACTCGGAGGCGGCCGTCACCCCGAGGCCCGCGCAGCCGGCCCCGCCCGTGATCGACCACCTGGCGGCCGATCCCCTGTAG